AAAAGCAAAACGCTTATGGCAACGAAGCAAAAGCACCTCAAACTGTGAAACACAGTTTTAAACTTCATAACATACCTCCTTTGTTGAATTCTTTTGGTACCCCTCGGGCCCTTTTCACCATCGATCCGCTGCCCCTGGACATTCCCGGCCCGAAAGAGCAAGCAGCGTGCCATGAGTTGCAGCCGCCGGGGTTGACCCCACGGTGTCAGGTGCACACCTCCCACGGAAAAGAGACGATTGGAGAAAACGCCTGTTTTTTTGCCCTTCCTTTTGGGCATCACTGCCATGAACCATAGGCACCGGGTTGAAACGTCCGATGCTGCAGACGCCTTTCGCATTCGTTGACTGCTGGATGCGCTTTCCATGTTGCCCCTCGCTTTACAGGGCCCGTTCGATCCGATAGAATGGTCCCGTCAACCCGCCGAAAAGGAGCGACGAGGATGCCGACCCCGTTCCGATTCAGAGCGGACCGCTGGGCGGAAACGCTCAGGGAAGCGTCCCGCTCGGCGCTCGATGGAGCGCTGCCGTGCCGATCGAGTTCTGAAGGCTGGGCCCGGTGAAGACACCCTGGAAAGATATTTGAATGGAAGCCCTGAGATGAGCTATGCGGGAGAGATGCGGAAGTTGGTCGGACCCCGCAGGATCTTCGTGCCCGGCGTGCGGGCGGTCATCGTGAACGCCGCTGGAGAGATCCTGCTGCAGCGCCGCAATGACAACGGCCTGTGGGGTTTACCCGGCGGGTCTGTCGAATTGGATGAATCCCCCCTCACAGCGCTCCGCCGAGAGGTGGCGGAGGAGACCTCCCTGGAGGTGATCAGCGCCGAGCCTATGGGCCTATACTGCGGCCCTCGCCAGAAATTCACCTACCCGAACGGCGACGAGGTGCAGTGTTTCGCCTTGGCCTTCATCGTGAAAAGCTGGCGCGGCACTCCTCGTGCAGACGGCATCGAAGGCTCAATACTTCGTTTTTTCACGCTTTTCGACCAACCCAAAGACATCGTACCGGTGCATTTGGCGACGATCGAAGACTACCGGAAATACGACGGGAGATTTCTCTTGTCTCATTAGATCCGTCCGGGAATGGTCTTTTTGGCCAATCTGGGCGCCAATCTGCACTTTTATTTGTGTGGGGCGACCTGTAGGTCGCTTTCGCGCAAGCGCTTGATTCCTTGATATGGGCCGGACATGAACCCGCCCCGCAGGGGTGGGACCGAACACCCGAAGGGTGTGAAGAAACCGGGACCCGCCCCGCAGGGGTGGGACTGAGCACCCGAAGGGTGTGAAGAAAATTCCTCATTTCCGAATTGGAAACGGGGTTCTGCCGGGATGTCATTTCCGGCCTGGAAACCATTTCGTTTTCAACATGTTATTTCCGGAAGGACACGCATGGGCAGATGGTTGAAGGACGCTTGGCAGCCGGGCCGGAAAATGGCGACCCGCTGCATATAGGCTTGACAAATAGCTGAAAAAGCCGATAAAAGATGGTCCTATAAGCTGATATCAACCTTTCACTCGTCCAAGTATCCTGGCCGGGATGGGCGGCCTCAGCAGGATCGGGATGCGGCGATTTCCGGCACCTCTGGGGCCACGCACCTTGCTTGAGATGATCTTTATGGTCGGACCGGCTCCCTTCAAGGATTCTTGATCCCTGGAAAACCCTGAATGCCGGTAAAGGCGGCCTCCACCGGAGACCCGAAGCGAGAGGGGCGACTTGCGCGTTTTTCACCTTCTGCTGACAGCGATCATCCTCCCCCCGGGTGCGTGGATGTTTGCCTCCTGCGACATCAAGATCCCCATCCCGAAGGAAACCGTTCCGGCAATCCATTATTCCGGATCCTTCGCCGCGGAACCGGAAACCTGGGGAGACCATTCTCCTGATACTCCCCTTCTCTGGTTGGCGGGGGTGGCGTTCTCCGCTTCAATTCAGCGAACTGACCACGCCGACGGTGTTTGATCCGGTGGAGCCGGTCCTTGCCGTCCTGATTCATCGACTTGGAGGTTCTATGAAAACCGGGGTTCCCAGACGTTGGTTCGCACTGACGCTTCTCGCTCTTCTCCTCACCAGCCTGCTCTTTTCCGCAACGGCGCTCCTCGCTATGGTGTCCTGCAAGGATCCGCTTCCTTCCTGGAACGCCGGTGAAGCCAAGGATCGGATCCTGGCCTTCGTCCGGAACGTCACCCAACCCGGAAGCCCTGCCTTCGTCCCGGTACAGGAACGTATCGCCGTCTTCGACAACGACGGCACCCTCTGCCTCGAAAAACCCGTCCCCTTCCAGTTCGCTTTCAGCTTCGAGCGCATCCGTGCCCTCGCGGAAATCGACACCGAACTGGCAGAACAGCAGCCATACAAAGCCGTGATCGATGGCGACGAGGTCACTTTGCACAACCTGGATCCGGCTGAACTCGAGCAGACGCTCATGATCAGTTTCGCAGGCACCACGATCGAATCCTTCCAGGAAGCTGTGAACTACTGGATGGGGAGGGCGCGTCATCCGCGTTACCAGCGATTTTACACCGAGCTTGTCTATCAACCGATGATGGAACTGCTCGACTACCTGCGCACCAACGATTTCCGGATCTTTGTCGTTTCGGGGAGTGGCGCCGACTTCATCCGCGTCTTTTCGGGGACCCTGTACGGGATCCCCGTCGAGAGGGTCGTCGGCAGCAGCCTGGTCTATGAACTCGAAAAGACGGCTGGAGGCCAGCGGATCATCAAGACGGACAAGCTCAATTCCTATAACGTCGACGGGGAAAAGGTGCTCAATATCGCCTTGCACATCGGGCGAAGACCCATTCTGGCCTTCGGCAATTCCGACGGCGACCTCGCCATGCTCGAATACGCCGACAACGGCAAAGGGCCCGGACTTTCGCTGCTCCTCCACCATGACGACGAGACCCGCGAATACCTCTATGCCCAGGGCGCGGAAAAGGCCATCGAGACCGCCCGGAGCCGCGGTTGGCAGATTGTCGGGATGGCCCGGGACTTCAAGTACGTATTTCCTTTCGAGCTGTCTCAGCCTCGTTGATGTCCATACTTGACAATGATTACCTGCTGGCACAACCGGGTTCCCGTGCGGAAACCCGTCCAATGAAGAGTGTTTTGTGGTGCGGTCGGCCGTTGCATCCGCTGGTATCGGATGGGATGGAGCCGGACCGGTGATTGGAACCTTTTGAGACAAGAAAGGAGAAGATGCCATGCATTCGAGAGGAAGAAGGAAGGTTTGGATCATCGCGGCCCTGGCCTTTGTGCTAACAGCCGGGTTCAGCGCCCCGGCAGCGGCGGAAACCGTCGAAGAAACCGGCCTGGTCGATAAATCCGCCATCACCGTCAGGTCATTCATGGCAGACTCCCAGATGGAATGGCTGCAGCAACACCTGAAAGGGGCCAAAGCGGTCCTGATCATCCCGAGCCTCGTCAAATTGGGCTTTGTGCTCGGGGGGTCCGGAGGGAGCGGCGTTCTCCTCGTTCGGGACGAAAAAACGGGCAGTTGGAGCCAACCCGCCTTTTACATGATCGGCA
Above is a window of Desulfatiglans anilini DSM 4660 DNA encoding:
- a CDS encoding NUDIX hydrolase; its protein translation is MSYAGEMRKLVGPRRIFVPGVRAVIVNAAGEILLQRRNDNGLWGLPGGSVELDESPLTALRREVAEETSLEVISAEPMGLYCGPRQKFTYPNGDEVQCFALAFIVKSWRGTPRADGIEGSILRFFTLFDQPKDIVPVHLATIEDYRKYDGRFLLSH
- a CDS encoding HAD family hydrolase translates to MKTGVPRRWFALTLLALLLTSLLFSATALLAMVSCKDPLPSWNAGEAKDRILAFVRNVTQPGSPAFVPVQERIAVFDNDGTLCLEKPVPFQFAFSFERIRALAEIDTELAEQQPYKAVIDGDEVTLHNLDPAELEQTLMISFAGTTIESFQEAVNYWMGRARHPRYQRFYTELVYQPMMELLDYLRTNDFRIFVVSGSGADFIRVFSGTLYGIPVERVVGSSLVYELEKTAGGQRIIKTDKLNSYNVDGEKVLNIALHIGRRPILAFGNSDGDLAMLEYADNGKGPGLSLLLHHDDETREYLYAQGAEKAIETARSRGWQIVGMARDFKYVFPFELSQPR